From the genome of Haloarcula taiwanensis:
AGGACAACGCCGAGCAGTACCGCTGGCGGCTCCGCCACGACAACGGGAACATCATCGCCGACAGCGGCGAGGGCTACGCCTCGAAGCAGAAGGTAAAGCAAGGGCTCGAGAGCGTCAAGAACAACGCCCCCGGCGCGTATGTCGTCGACAAATCCAAGGACGAGACCGCCCCCGACGACGGCGGGAGCAAGGCGACGTTCGAACTGTTCAAAGACAGCGGGGACAAGGCCCGCTGGCGGCTCCGCCACGACAACGGTGAGATAATCGCCGACTGCGGACAGGGGTACGCATCGAAGCAGAAGGCGAAACAGGGGCTCCAGAGCGTGAAGACGAACGCGCGCGGCGCACCAGTCGAAGAAGGCGAGTAACCGTTCCGAACAGCGGCGGCTTCGTTACTCCAGTCCGACAGCGATAGCAGCACGCGAGCACCACAGCGGTTAGGTCGCGGGCGCGCGTGGAGACTGATATGACCTGCATAGGGTTTCTCTCGGTCGCACCGGTCATCGAAGGCAGCATGTCCTCGTACGTCGCCGACGCCGTCGCGGCGCTAGAGGCGTTCGACGTCGACTACGAGACGACGCCGATGGGGACCATCATCGAAGCGGAGGACAGCGAGGAACTGTTCGCGGCCACCCACGCGGCTCACGAGGCCGTCGGCGAGCAGACCGACCGCGTGAGCACGTTCCTGAAGATCGACGACAAGCGGACTGTCGACCAGCAGGCGCGGGACAAGGTCGACGCCGTCGAGGAGCACCTGGGTCGGGCGGCCAGAAGCGACGCGGCCGAAGGCGGAGACTAAAGGGAAGGGTACCAAAGACGGCGTATGGACAGTCTCAATCGGATGGCCACGGAACTCGTCGACGAGGCCATCGACTTTGCCGATGAGCTCACGATAGACGTACACGCACTGGAAGGCGACGCCGCGGTGCTGGACTTCGGCGTCGAGGTTCCCGGTGCTGTCGAAGCTGGCATGTTGCTCGCGGAAATTCAGACAGCCGGGCTGGCGACGGTCCAGTCCACGATGGACACCGTTGGCGGCGCACCGTTGAACCACGTCGAGCTGTCGACAGACCACCCGGCACTGGCCCTGCTGTGCTCGCAGAAGGGCGGCTGGGAACTGGCCGTCGGCGGCTTCGAGGCGCTCGGGAGCGGCCCGGCACGCGCGCTGGTCGCCGAAGAGGAGGCGTTCCAGCGTATCGGCTACCGGGAGGACGCCGACTTCGCTGTGCTGGCCCTTGAGACCGACGAACTGCCGGACGAGGACGTTGCGAGCCAGGTCGCCGAGCGCACCGGCGTCCCCGAGACCGGCGTGTTCCTGCCGTCGTTTGCGACAGCGAGCGTGACCGGGAGCGTTGTCGCCGCGGCGCGGGCCGCCGAGCTGGCCGTCTTCCGGCTGGCCGAGCTTGGCTTCGATCCGGTGTCGGTGCTGTCGGCCAGCGGCCGCGCGCCGGTCGCGCCGGTCGCCAGTAACGAGGCGACTGCGATGGCTCGGACCACAGACGCACTCGCCTACGGCAGCGAGGTGCATCTCACCGTCGACGAGTCCTTCGACCGCTTCGACGAGGTCCCCTCCGTCGCCGCCAGGGAGTACGGCGAGCCACTGGAGGGCGTCTTCGAGGACGTGGACTGGGACTTCGCGGAGCTTCCCGTCGAACTGTTTGGCCCAGCTGCCGTCACCATCGACGTTGTCGGCGGCGACACGCACGTCGTCGGTGAGACGAGCGAGAACGTGTTAGCCGAGAGCTTCGGCCTGTAATCGGGTATGCGCTACAAGGTCGCGCCGCCGGCCCGATCGCGTTCGTTTCTGGACACGGCGAGAGAGGCGATTCCGCTGGTCCCCGACAGCGAGGCCGACTGCTGTCGAGCGATACAGACAGCAACCGACGTATCCGACCGCGAAACGGCACAGGAGTACCTGGTGTTCCTGCAGGCACTGGGACTGGTCGCCGAGAGCGAACGGGGTTACTACCGGACGAGGACTGATCCCGACCGGGCGGCCCTTGCGACAGCCTTCGAAGAAGCGGTTTTCGGTGTCGACGTGCTCCTCGCTGCTCTCGATTCAGAGGGCGTAGATGCCGATGCTGCGTTCGAGGCGCTTCGGGCTGAGATTCCTCGCTGGGAGCGCGAGCGGCACACCGATTGGGAGGCCGTCTGGCGAGAGCGGACGACGAGTCTGTTGGATTGGGCCGTGCTGTTTGGTCTCGCAGAAAGAGCGGATGACGACTACAGGTTACTGACCGGAGACAGCGCAGACCGGTGAGAGGACGATAGAGACGGCGGGGCGCTACTCTGCCGGGTCGGTGTCGGTGACGGTGCCCACACCCTTCGAACTGCCCTCGCGGAAGACGAACTTCTGGCCCTCCTCGATAAGATAGGAGCGGAACTTAAAACTGATCCGGGCCTTGCCGGCGTCGCCCGGGAGCAACTGCCCGCCGTCCGGATAGAAGGCTGCGGCCTCGCTGACCGTTTCGAGGTGGACTACGGGTTCGTAGCCGTCACCGATGCGGGTCGGGTGGTTCAACACCATCACCTCGGCCTCGAACTCGCGGACCGGCGACGGGTCTGCGTCGCTCGGGAGCAGGACCATCCCACGCTCGATGTCTGCCTCGCGGACGCCCTTCAGCGCAATGCCGACGATGCGGCCAGCCTTGGCCTCGTCGACCCGGTGGTAGTGCATCTCGATGGAGCGGACCTCGACCTCGCGGAAGCTCCCGTCCTGCATCGGTCCGAGAAGCAGTTCGTCGCCCGCCTCGACCGCGCCGGACTTGATGGTACCCGAGGCGACCGCGCCGACGCCCTGGACGTTGTACGTCCGGTCGACGTACATCCGGAAGTCGCCCACTTCGCCGGCGGTTTTGGGCAGCGCCTCGAACATCTCGTCAAGGTCGTCCAGCCCCTCCTTGGTGACGGCGCTGGTGGTGATTACCGGCACGACGGTCTCGGAGATCTCGTTTATAGCCGTGTCCACGCCGTGGCGCTCGACCCGGAGCGGCGTCTTGTCGACCTCTCGCAGTGCCTGCTCGACGGCGCGTTCGACCTCGGCGACCCGCTCTTGCTCGACGAGGTCGGTTTTGGTAATGGCGACAATCGTCGGGAGGTCCGTCGCCAGCAGGATACCGAGGTGTTCTCGCGTCGTCTCTGTCACCCCGTCGTCGGCCGCGACGGTCAGGAGGCCGTAGTCGAGTTTCTGGCCGACGAGGCCGCGAATCGTCGTCCGAAGCCACGGCTCGTGACCGACAGTGTCGACGAAAGAGACCAGTCGGTCAGACTCCTCAACGACGCGAGCGCGGTCGTCCTTCCGATGTGGGTTGTCCATGCGGATCGGCTCTCCGTCGTCGTCGAAGCCGTAGACGCCGTAGGAGAGGTCCGCCGACAGTCCCCGCTCGACTTCGTGAGGCTGGACATCCAGAAAACCGCGGGTCCCGCCTTCGCCGTCGTCGGCGTCACCGGTGACCAGCGACCCCACGAGCGTGGATTTGCCGTGGTCGACGTGCCCAGCAGTTCCGACGACGATGTGGTCGTCGTCCGCGAGGACCGACCCCTCGGAGACCGTTGCCACACCCACGATGCCGTCCGTGTCGGTCGACCCGTCGTCCGAGATGCCATCGACGCCCCATGTTTTGACATCCTCGATGTGTGCGCCGGCCTCTTCTGCCAGCAGGCTGAGTACGTCCATCGACTCGGAAAACTCCGCCGGCGAGATGCCTGCGAGACCACCGTCGTCGGTGACCCCGACGACGTACGTCGCCTCCCCATCCCCGGAGAGAACGCGGTGGCGCAGCTGCGCCGCGAGAGATTCGAGTCGCCCCTCGGACAGGTGGAGGTTCTCGGTGAGCCGTTCTTTGAACTCGACGCTGCCGCCCTCACGCTCGCCGCGGTCAAGCGCACGCCGGAGGACAGCCCGGTCGGGGCTCATATCCCCTCGTTACCGTGGGGCAGACATAAGCCTTCCCCGGATTTACGGCTCTAGAGCCCTCCTGAATCCGGTGGCTGAGTGTATCTCTCACAGTAGCGCTCGGACGGATATTTATACGCAAGGACGCGGCCAGCACGGGCCATGAACTGAGCCGCCACGCGGGGTTCGCGGTTGCGTGACGCCGCTCCGTGTGCTAGCTGGTGTCGATGGCGTCACCTGCTTGCCCATTCGGACAGGGACTGGTCAGACCGTCGGTCATGCGACCGTCACTCCCGGTATGGCGCGACCGCTTCGAGAAAGCCGTCGCCGTAGCTCCCGCTGGTCACTCGGTCGGCCCGTTCGAGTGCCGTCTCATCGGCATTAGCAACAGCAACAGCCTCGCCGGCCAGGTCGAACATCTGGGCGTCGTTTACCGAGTCGCCGACCGCCAGAAACTCGGCCGGCTCCAAGCCCAGTTCTGCACACACCGCTTCAAGACCGGTCCCCTTGTCGACGACCGGGTCCGTCACGTGGTAGGCGAAGCCGGTGTCGAGGACGACGAGCCCGCGCGCCGCAGCCAGTTCCTCCAGTGGTTCAAGCGGCCGATCGCGCGACACGACGAGTTCCGTCTCGCGCCATCGGTTTGCCAGATCGACCTGCCCGAAACCGAGGTCGTGGCCCAGATCGCGGTAGGCCTCGCCGACCGCTAACGCCGCCTCGTGGTCGCCTTCCAGCCT
Proteins encoded in this window:
- a CDS encoding methenyltetrahydromethanopterin cyclohydrolase → MDSLNRMATELVDEAIDFADELTIDVHALEGDAAVLDFGVEVPGAVEAGMLLAEIQTAGLATVQSTMDTVGGAPLNHVELSTDHPALALLCSQKGGWELAVGGFEALGSGPARALVAEEEAFQRIGYREDADFAVLALETDELPDEDVASQVAERTGVPETGVFLPSFATASVTGSVVAAARAAELAVFRLAELGFDPVSVLSASGRAPVAPVASNEATAMARTTDALAYGSEVHLTVDESFDRFDEVPSVAAREYGEPLEGVFEDVDWDFAELPVELFGPAAVTIDVVGGDTHVVGETSENVLAESFGL
- a CDS encoding GTP-binding protein; this encodes MSPDRAVLRRALDRGEREGGSVEFKERLTENLHLSEGRLESLAAQLRHRVLSGDGEATYVVGVTDDGGLAGISPAEFSESMDVLSLLAEEAGAHIEDVKTWGVDGISDDGSTDTDGIVGVATVSEGSVLADDDHIVVGTAGHVDHGKSTLVGSLVTGDADDGEGGTRGFLDVQPHEVERGLSADLSYGVYGFDDDGEPIRMDNPHRKDDRARVVEESDRLVSFVDTVGHEPWLRTTIRGLVGQKLDYGLLTVAADDGVTETTREHLGILLATDLPTIVAITKTDLVEQERVAEVERAVEQALREVDKTPLRVERHGVDTAINEISETVVPVITTSAVTKEGLDDLDEMFEALPKTAGEVGDFRMYVDRTYNVQGVGAVASGTIKSGAVEAGDELLLGPMQDGSFREVEVRSIEMHYHRVDEAKAGRIVGIALKGVREADIERGMVLLPSDADPSPVREFEAEVMVLNHPTRIGDGYEPVVHLETVSEAAAFYPDGGQLLPGDAGKARISFKFRSYLIEEGQKFVFREGSSKGVGTVTDTDPAE
- a CDS encoding phosphoglycolate phosphatase; this translates as MDTDTPPLIVDIDGTLTDENRAIDPHVMPVLREWPARVVIATGKAMPFPIALCEFLGIERTVVAENGGVVFVEASDELRLEGDHEAALAVGEAYRDLGHDLGFGQVDLANRWRETELVVSRDRPLEPLEELAAARGLVVLDTGFAYHVTDPVVDKGTGLEAVCAELGLEPAEFLAVGDSVNDAQMFDLAGEAVAVANADETALERADRVTSGSYGDGFLEAVAPYRE